One Dysidea avara chromosome 7, odDysAvar1.4, whole genome shotgun sequence genomic region harbors:
- the LOC136259873 gene encoding T-box transcription factor TBX5-A-like, which produces MAAEDTTGSWSPEGGNCSQVTPGLQRRLESARIAQAEGKLVIQIHEYNLRKDFKAVGNGMIVTKPGSAGTSDVTHDVTRMKYQHPSTPALGNQLNDQPMDFKTMKLTHYSNSKNGHILLHALYKYVSEVLIASVPQQNHGEKEQFHYQFPVTAFIAVSSYLSPQESALKLQHNQFAQWFKNPPQLNNSPLALVNPGPTTIPPLPVPPLIPHHNNPRFNNRVMMKKKEDEEEGSHETLQSNTTESPSTPIYASSPKRA; this is translated from the exons ATGGCAGCTGAAGATACCACTGGATCCTGGTCTCCTGAAGGTGGAaattgttctcaagttacaccTGG GTTGCAGCGTCGACTTGAAAGTGCAAGAATAGCACAAGCTGAGGGTAAACTCGTCATCCAGATTCATGAGTATAATTTACGGAAAGATTTTAAAGCAGTGGGCAATGGAATGATTGTCACCAAACCTGGAAG TGCTGGCACATCAGATGTGACTCATGATGTAACTCGTATGAAGTATCAACATCCGTCCACCCCGGCACTAGGAAACCAGTTAAATGATCAACCAATGGATTTTAAAACAATGAAGTTAACTCATTATTCAAACAGCAAGAATGGACAT ATTTTGTTGCACGCTTTGTACAAATATGTATCTGAAGTGCTTATTGCATCAGTGCCACAGCAGAATCATGGAGAGAAAGAACAGTTTCATTACCAATTTCCTGTCACAGCTTTCATAGCGGTATCTTCTTACCTGTCACCACAA GAATCTGCATTGAAACTACAACATAATCAATTTGCTCAATGGTTCAAAAACCCACCACAGTTGAATAATTCTCCCTTGGCATTGGTCAATCCAGGCCCAACAACCATACCACCACTACCAGTTCCTCCACTGATTCCTCATCATAACA ATCCAAGGTTCAATAACAGagtgatgatgaagaagaaggaagatgaagaagaaggaAGTCATGAAACTCTACAGTCCAACACAACTGAGAGTCCATCAACCCCAATATATGCCTCCTCTCCTAAAAGAGCTTAA